Proteins encoded together in one Penicillium digitatum chromosome 1, complete sequence window:
- a CDS encoding phosphotransferase family protein: MESRLLSLRFPAGGSLYYCKDLQDKSSWIDIPSTLPTSKGHFCIGPNTTLGLWYGKRRDLSVGRGPYIDSLAALTAGAKKEIAHLTKFGRPLQPLRRLRREIYNYQAQSHFEHIASLEKYLQIAPYLIPQNNSAITRPVMRHPDLQPNNIFVSDKLEITGLIDWQHSVVLPLFLQCGIPNSLQNYGDEVSESLQIPCLPDNFNNLEEREQFEQAQLLRRRQLHHFYVNFTAKYNSEHYDALTSDLSTLRRRLFHHASNPWEGDNTSLKANRSFEGLGKGGSSGEATLPNFVYRGRVG; the protein is encoded by the exons ATGGAGTCTCGACTCCTTTCTCTACGTTTCCCAGCAGGTGGGAGCCTTTATTACTGCAAAGATTTGCAAGATAAATCCAGTTGGATTGACATTCCAAGCACTTTGCCGACCAGCAAGGGTCATTTCTGCATTGGTCCTAATACAACACTTGGATTATGGTATGGCAAACGACGTGATTTGTCGGTTGGGCGTGGGCCAT ACATCGATTCTTTAGCGGCCCTGACTGCCGGTGCCAAGAAAGAGATCGCACACCTCACGAAGTTTGGGCGACCTCTGCAACCTCTTCGGCGTCTCCGTCGAGAGATCTACAACTACCAGGCACAGTCACATTTTGAGCATATTGCGAGTCTGGAAAAATATCTGCAAATTGCGCCTTATCTTATACCACAGAATAATTCAGCCATCACCCGTCCCGTTATGCGCCATCCTGATCTCCAGCCTAACAACATATTCGTCTCTGATAAACTGGAAATCACTGGCCTGATTGATTGGCAACATAGCGTGGTTCTTCCACTTTTCCTGCAATGCGGAATTCCAAACAGTCTACAAAACTATGGTGACGAGGTCTCAGAATCATTGCAGATCCCCTGTCTTCCAGACAACTTCAACAAtttggaagaaagagaacaATTCGAACAAGCCCAACTTCTACGCAGGCGCCAACTCCACCACTTCTATGTGAATTTCACGGCAAAGTACAATTCCGAGCATTACGATGCTTTAACATCTGATTTGAGTACTCTAAGGCGAAGGCTCTTTCACCACGCCAGTAATCCTTGGGAAGGTGATAATACGAGCCTCAAAGCTAATCGCTCTTTCGAGGGACTGGGCAAAGGTGGATCCTCAGGAGAAGCCACATTGCCCAATTTCGTTTACAGAGGAAGAGTCGGCTGA